The window ATACTTGTGGAGTTTGAGTTGGTGGTGTTAAAACTTTTAGTAATTCAAGACGGGATTTTGTAACTGTTGCAGTAACACCTAATTTAGATAAATTCGAAACGATTTTCTTTAAGTCTACTTCCTTCGTCATGCTTTTCCACCTAACCTTTTTTATATATTATAAATAACGTATTAACTGCCTAAAA is drawn from Lysinibacillus sp. SGAir0095 and contains these coding sequences:
- a CDS encoding Lmo0850 family protein is translated as MTKEVDLKKIVSNLSKLGVTATVTKSRLELLKVLTPPTQTPQV